The Cucumis melo cultivar AY chromosome 9, USDA_Cmelo_AY_1.0, whole genome shotgun sequence genome includes the window CAAAGAAATTAATTTTACAGTTTAATCGACAAATGAAGCAAACAAAAACATAGAGCAACTAAAGAATcgatacaatatatatatatatatatatatatatattagcttTAGATGTAGTTTATTATTTgagaaaataattcaaaattgtAAGAAGTTTCGAACATTATAACATTCTTCGATCCGTGTGGAAAACCATGTATGGTTAGTGAAATAAATTACAAGTAAGATTTAGAGAaataatctctctctctcttcttcttcaattatTGTTGAATGATACTTTGAAACTAAAATTTTGTCTTATAACTTTAATTATAAATTGGAAAAAGCCTATGTGTGGACCTCCTGAATTAGTTTCTCTATATTTGTTCGAGAATGCCTCTTAGCCTCATCACACTCCATCTTGAACTACTAAATTTTAAGGGTaattataaaagatattttcaGAATAATTATTaggtatgtagcaatatttttaaaaaattgcaaatataacacaGTCTATGAGTGATAGACTGCTAttgttgatagactcttatggtctatcagtgaaagactcctatcattgatagattttgacatatttgcaatttttaaaaatgttgatatatacttaattattttgaatataattgctacatttgcaactatcccaaattttaatctttttcttaatatattattaaaattttgaagaagaaaaaaatcaattcaCACCCTaagttttttcttaatatatatTACTAGTTCAATATTTAAATAGATACCACCTAGGAATGTAAATTGAAATTTTCACTAAAAAGATTATTAATTGTTCttataattagaaaaaaaatcctTAAGCATAGGGAATGGATTGCATATGAAAATCTCCTTAAAGTTAGCACGTAAAGAAGACATTCTTAACTTTGTTTAACTCTATTTTATTTCTAACAATCacttgaaaattaaatttggaactgttttttcaaattgtttaaTTCATCAATCGATTTGGACAACTTGGTGCATTTATTATGAATGGGAGATGATATGGAGGTTGGGAATGGAAAATATGATAGAGATTTTTGTGTCCAAAGAgcaaaattttaattagaattACTAAAAATCATAAAATTGTTGGAATGCTTACCCAACCAAGGCAGAACAAATACGAAACGGTAAAAAgtgaaaacaataataaaaaaaggaagagTTTAATTAAACTGTCGATATGGAATAATTCAATACTATGATTTGGATTCAAAATGGTTAATCCAAACATGGATTTTGGATTATATAGTGATGCATCCAAGGGTTATTTTTGTTGGTTGTATTTGAATGGCATAATGGGGTTTTATATGGGAATAGAAGTGATATAAGTATTCAATTATTGAAACAATGGATGGATGGAAGTGGTCTGTCATCATGTGTGCAGCTTTTTAAATAATGATTTGTGGGATTTTTGTATCTCAATGTCCTACAAAACAATGGAAGGTAGCTACTTGCTTTGAATTGGAATCCAATGTCACAAAGACCAATTATATTTGGGTAGTGGTATTTTGGACCTTTTTTTTTCAGAgttcgttttctttttctttaatattattattattattaattgtttGATTGTCTGTTTTAAGAAAAAGCAGATTGCTATTATGTAAACAACAAGTGATGGGTGAGAGCATGGATGGAAAAGGTCTGTCTGCCTAACAATATTCAAATCATAACTATTTCAAAATCGACTTTATTTGAAGGAATGTTTAATTGATTAGTATtacatttttccttttaaaaagaaaaagaaatatattttaataatcaAGTTCAGAACATTGTCAGAACTTGAAAacgaaaagaaatttaaaaaaaatgattttttttcgtAATTCTTGTATCTTATTTTCTTCAACTATCAagaactttttaaataaaattaaaattcaagaATTTGGATAGTAAAAATATCATGAACTGCATAATAGTAGTTGATAACTTTTTAGAAAAGATATTACTTGATATCTAAGTTGGTTATGTATTTCTGTTATCTTCACATGTTTTCTAATTCATTTGCATTATTACCTTTCATTGACCTTGAATTATAATGGAAGCTGACGTGCATCATGAAGAAactcaatttttatttaacccGTGAGGTGTAAAATGGAACCTCAAACCTATAAGttgataagtagatatagtatAAAATCATACCATTTGAGCTAAAACATTATCATTCCTTGGGAGAAAAACCCCTAAATTCCAAGTCAATGCTACCAAGGAATCAAATATATACAcagttataaaattaaaatacgAAGACATTTCAAAGTATAAACATAGTTCCAAattaaacattttgaaaaaagaatggataagaaaagcatttagaaaaaagaacgaaaaaagaagaataaaacaAATAACTAACTAATAACTAACACCCAAAACTCAAAACACCcgttttttttcatttgataAAGTCAATCTAGAGAGTTGGGAATTTGTTAGGGAATTTTTTTCACTAAAAGGCAAGATGAGCCAATATGAGTAGCATGCCTACATTACCATGGACTCCGGATTCAATCCGGAGAGCACTCTCCCATCCCATCCCATCCCATCCCATTCCATTGTTTGTgcttaaaaaggaaaaaaaaacgagaaaaaaaaaagtcgaaGGATGAACAGAAGGTTTATTGTTTCCTGTCAATGACATGACAGAAAAATGGCTCAATAAGCTTTGGTTCTTCTCTACAATGAACATCCTTTAATTTTCTCcttttgtgtgtgtgtgcgGGGGGTTACATTACAATGAACCACATTCAGAAGAAGGCCATCATAGAATTACATCAGCTATATGAATACCACCAAAGCTAGGGAGAAGTTTCGGTTCCCCGAAAAGGACACAGTGTTATTGTTTGTGTATCAATTTCAATAATTCAAAGAGGAACGAGAATTATTAAAACTGAGATGTGAAGGAAAACTAGGGGGAGCCTTACACATTAACAGGACAGCCTACCAGTGGTCCATTGCAATGTTACAGTACAAGAGATGCAGCTCAATATAGAAGCTCCTCGAAAACTGGATCGACATTTCGTCCCCATTTTCCATTATACAATTCCAACAGCTTTTCAGCTGGTGTCACACCTGTAATAGAGATTAAACCCGTACGGGTCAATTTTAGGACTCCAAATATGTTTGCAAAATAAGGAATTTGATGAAATCAAAATAATAACCAAATTGGAGGCAATTGGCTTCCATTGGACTTATTTGATCATGCATCATGTTCAAAATGAGTAATTTGCTTGTTTTGTTTGACTAGTTGGGACCATTCCTTAAATAGCTCAGACCCACCTCCACTAATCCTCTGGAAGATGATAGTTTTAAATTGATAAAGCTttgtttgttttcaattttttaaaattaaggcTATAGACACCACTTCCTTCTCTATTTTCTTGCATTCTCATTTACAAAGCAAATGTTTTCAAAAGGAAAACCAAGCCAATTTCTAAGAACTTACAAAAGTAGTTTTAAAACCTTGTTTCTATTTTTGGAATTTAggtaaaatttcaaaatttactaaagaaagatgaaaatcaTGGTACGAATTTGATAggaaataagcttaattttcaaaaatagaaaaccCAATGGTTACCAACCAAGGCCAAAACTCTCCACTTCGGCAGATTGACTCTAAGATCTCAGAGGGTATTGCCAAATTATTCAAAAGCTTACCATCATGACAACTTGCATTATAGTTCAAGCAAGGGCATCAAAGAATAAACTCTGGTTTCAGTGGAACGTACACTTTTAAAACTTTAACATAAAAATTTATCCTCACCTGTTCTAGCTACTTCAGTCACTTCATTCAAGAAGCCAGACTCCTTGAAACCTCTTCTCTCTAAGCCGTCCTAAAGTGTAGAAATTTTGTTTCAGGCTCAACATTAGTGGTACCAATAATAGTTATAAGATCAGCACCTACAGTAGAAAATAATTTTGCTAGATATACCTTAGCTAATTTAACAATATCTTGAGCAACGTGCTTCACCAACCCATCACGAAATGGTGTATTAAGACCACTTACTGGAACCTAATATAAAAAGATAGAATAATTAAGGCATGTACCATTTATTGCAACACGTTTCAATTGTAGGTAACTGAGAATACTCCTTGCCTAGAAAGTAGTTCAGGATGCTAACAAAAACTACAAAAATACAGGAAAAACATTCGTGGTCTTCAGATATCATTAGCTCAGCTGTCGGTATCCTGGAAAGAGCAAAGAATAACCTCTTACGAGCATGCATCAGTTAGACAGGAACCCCAAGTCCACAATAGGTGGCCATATATAAGGATGCCCCCATAGTATTTGGATCTTATCCTGTTGTTGAACACACTCTAGATTCATAGCTCAAAAACACGCACAGAGACACACTTAAGGCCATAAAACATAAACAAACACAAAAACACGCATGCAGTTTTGTAACAAGTTTTATGCGGGAAAGAGAGAATTGCCAATGTTTGAACAGAAATCCAACTACTCCATGGGAAACCATGTATTTCCTTAATAAATATCCAATGGGCTAAACCATTTATAAAAATCAGGATGAAGGCTAGAGGGTTCCCTGCTTCTCACAAGTCGGAATCAGGTATCAAACAGAAAATTACCTTATTCCTCAACATTTGTCTTTCTCCCTGTGTCCAGTCAGCTGTTATGTCTAAAACGTTTTGTAGGGAAACTTCGTCATATAACAAACCGACCTGAGATTTGAAGAGATAACATTAGCAGTACTCTAAACATTTGGTTCAAATATAGAATAGTTAAATCAGATGAGTTCACTCCAAAACAAaagccgcccccccccccccccccccccacaaaataaaaaaagaaaaatcaaacaaacaaatttACAAGAATCTATTAATAGGATACACATCACATCCACATATAATAAGAGGTCTACAGAGTCTGATTATATCATGAAAATTACCCAAAATGCTGGGAGAGCACATAATCTCCTCCAAGGGCCTCCATCACTACCCCTCATCTCCAAATATCTCTTCAGTCTGACCTGAGTAATGAGGGAAAAATAGATCCTAGAATCAGGTCATAACAAGCATACTGTTGGAGTAAATCAAGTGTACAATACCTCTGGAAATATTGTAGTCAAATGATTTTCCCAATCAGTTAGGGTAGGAAGTTCTCCAGGAACTGGAGGGAGCTTTCCTGCCATAAAATCCTGCAGAAAGATATTCCAACCATACCTTGATAattaataccaaaaaaatacaGATTAAGATGAATAGAAAGGAAGAGATAGACAGAAAGCTCTGCTTGGACGACAATGAAAGGTGTGCATACCCTGAAGGACATTCCAGAACAAtcaatatatttctttttccgATATATGAAATACATTGGAACATCGAGAGCATAGTCAACATACTTCTCAAATCTGCATTTTGACAAAATGAAAGATTACAAGAAATTGTTATGGCTAGGGCACCAAGACCCTGCAAGTAACAGACAGAACAAAGAACTACAATCCCATAAAAAGTATCCTTGAGACCCTGTAAAAAAAGTTGAGGTATTTTCTACAGAAAGAGCAAGTGGAAGCTCGCGGAGCACAGTTTTTCTATTCCTGCCATTCTTTTTCAAGGAAAAGAAACATTAAACTTTCTTTAAATAGCAAAAAACACATGAGGGGAGAGAAGATTATACCCTATCACCCAATCCCAATGAAGATTAGACGTTTAAATTCCATTTGGGCCCTCAGTTTGAGAATGTtacatttcttttccttttttttagaaacTGAATAAGCTTCATTGAACAATCATGACATATGCTACAAACTGCCAATTGGCTTTCTAAACAAACGAGTCTTCACTTTCCACCTCAAAAATAGCCATACTACTTTTTTAACATATTTGGGTGTCTAGGACAACTTGCCCATCTCAACAAATAGTTGAAGAGAATAACTTGCCTAAGTAAGTCATGAAagtttataaaagaaaacacTGAATTTCATCAACATATATTAAGGATGAAGAAAGCCTAGGAaagattttaaaagaaataactCAGTTCTAAAAGTGGCAGATTACCCAAATGAGTCATCAAAAACAAATGGAAGCATGCCAGTGCGGTCATTATCAGTATCAGTCCAGATCTGGCTGTTCAATGCAGAAGACCAATTCATTACAAAAGGGAGAAAAAGGGAGGGGGCTATGAAAGAAACAAGATAGTGAGTAATGGGCAAACCTTCTCATGCTCAAGTAACCATTTGGTTTTCCATCAGTAAACGGAGAATTTGCAAACAGAGCAGTTGCTATCTGATCACTTATCCACGTAGTTAGACACAGTAGACACAATTTTTAGAtagaaaaaacacaaaaaacaaaatttctCACAGGCTGTAAAGCAAGGCCTGCTCGGAACTTTTTGATCATGTCAGCCTCTGAATCAAAATCTAGATTAACCTAAAAAATCATTAGAGAAAGATGCTTGAATAATTGATCTGATATAGAAATGGTTGCCTGACCTAACTTAGAGGAGAAAAAATCAATGGAACCAAATACCTATAGTATTTATCTTTATCTCTCACCTGCACAGTACACGTCCTAAACATCATATCCAGTCCAAGCGAACCAACTTTGGGCATGTAATTCCTCATAATCTCATATCGTCCCTAAGACCAAAGAACTATTAATGTAAAACATGTGACGAAAGCAAAAAATATAGAGAAAATTATTGGAATAGTATGAAGGACCAAGTGAAACACAAAACATAATAATCCAGTGTCATTGACatatccccccccccccccccccccaaccaacaaaaaaaaaaaattgaacatgATTTTTTTGAAGTATAAGCTATATTTAGTTTTGCAGTTATACCTTGGGCATTATAGGTATGTCTTCTCGACTCCATTTAGGCTGGAATCCAATTCCTAAAAATCCAATACCCATTTCCTCAGCAACAGCTTTCACCTAAAGAAAGGAACTATAGTGAGAAAATTGACAATTAAAAACCCAAGATACACCTCTATAGATATTCAAAATCAGTTTCAAGTCTCCATAATTCTTCAGCATCAAGTAAATAATTATGAGATGAACGCTTGGAGCTTCtgaaaaaatcaaaatgttgacaGGCATCAAGAATAAACAGAAAATGCCTGCAGCCCATGCAGGACCAACATAAGAAAGCACAAACCTGGTAAAGGTGTGAATTAACTTCAGCACATGTTTGATGCAGAGTTTCAAGGGGGGCACCACTAAGTTCAAATTGACCACCTGGCTCCAGTGAAATACTTTGCTTTCCCTACTTCATAGTAATCTCAGGTCATTCAAATGAATTCAAAGGAACAAATGAGGATATTCTTCTATTACAAAATTGATAGAGCATTTACTAAGGAATTTTTTTGATGTATTAAACAAGTTACATGAGGTGCATATAAACTAAGTTTCTACTTCCCCTTTGTTAGCAGACAGGGGACGTGGTTTACCTGTTGGAGCCCTATAATGTTGTCGCCCTCCATTATCTTTTCCCAGTCAAACCTCTCTGCAATCCCATTTAGCAATCCAGCTATTTGTTCATACGTCATGGGACGTAAAGTTTCAATATTAAAACCAAACTTCTCGTGTTCTGTACCAATTCTGCAGGATACTCATGAACAAATTATCAAAAAGTGAATGCCAACATGATAAGGTCTCCAAATCGCAGTAAACAGGTAAAGAAAAAGCCCAAATAGAAACATAAACATCCATGCATCCTGATTAGAGTGACTGGCATTATGAAGTTATATGCAAGAACCTAATAGAGGAATAATAATATCTCACTAATGAGCTGAAGAGATACATTTAAGACGGACTAAAAATTAAGGAGTATGCAACACACGGAAAAACAGAAACAATATATGAATCCGACTTCTATGTACCTAACTAGACCTGAAAGCTTACAGTCAAGTAAACATTCGATTAATAAAACAAGCTAACAACTACGGTGAGGAAAGCAATTTAACACGAAAACGAATCTATTCAGTTAGTCTAGCAACTCAGAAAATGGTTTTCTGATATAAATACGGGGAAGGCATATGAATATTAACCTCCATTTTTCCTTAGGCTTGCATCCAGAAGCTAAATAAGCGACGAGATCCTCTTTTGTCAACGGTTCAGTAGCCACTGTAGCGTCCTCGGTTGGAGGACTGGCAGCAACAATCACCCTATCTCCTCGCCTCGACGCCGTCCTCGCGCTGTCTATATGCAAACCATGCATGATATTACGAGAGCTACACGATAAAGAAGATGAACCGATAGAAATCTCCTTCATCTTCAACGACTCCGCATGAGTCGAgaagttgaaagccatatttcctCCTCTGCATCGTAGAGTCTCAGCACCAATCCGGTGAGCTGAACCAGTGTGTGAAGCGAGAGCCATAGCGTGATTCTAAACAATGTGCAACCGCTCAGTTACTATCTATTCCAAAGGAGAGTTCcataacaaaacaacaaaatacaGTAAAAACAAGTCCATACTACAACTACAAGAAGCAGCTTCAGAAAACGATGACAAAAATCGAAAAGCAAAAGGAAATTCAACTGCAGAACACGAGATAGAATGAATTGAACAAGGAGATTGTTACCTGAAAGAGTGGAATTCTTCGGCGTTGATTTGGAAATCCGCTTGTTCTTAAGATATTTGGAGAGCGAAAGATGCCGAAATGAACTTTTGTTCTTTAGCTTTTTCACTTTTCCTATCTTTCGTGTAATCAAATGGAGAAAGGTAGATTAAAAAAAAGTCTCAGGAATAGTAGGATGTGGCAGGATTCGGTGCGGTGCGGCGCGGCCTTTTGCTCTGAACCACTATCCTTCCCTTTTGCCACGTGGTTTTCTACAGATTGTTGCAAACATAATgtatataaaacaatttattaGAATGAATAATCATATAAAAATCTAAACTCTACTAATAGATTTTGTTGCTAATAGAAATTTATggactatgtgatttatcacatatttattttattatttttataatactTTAAAAGTAATGTTATACATTTAAGTTACATGAGGTGAGAACAACATGTAATAATCCATCGTAATTAAGATTGAAGGGAGGAAAACGAAGGGAATTTGATTTcctctcttttatttgtttcacTTTATTACAAAGTATgctgagtttttttttatttattttttaaatgaaaaagaagaaaataaacaaGCTTTTTTTTGTCCATttaattaacttttaattataagattaaaatttgaaaagttattttaaatcataaaacttttaaaaaatatttacaaatgttGCAAAATATGATCATGATAGACTACGATAGATTAATATAGACTATTGTATGTGTCAATTTACAGATAGACACATGAaataatttatctttatcttaCATGATTCTTGTTATATTTTCTCGTGTTTTGTAAATAATTCTcataaaatttttatattttaaatagaTATTCTTGTGTCCTTGCCACGTGACTCATTTTAAATAGGTTGTGTGTGATATATAATAATTGAAATGAccaattattataatttgatcTCTAAAAATAGAATGCAACAACCTTCAAAACTTGTGGTTAAACGGCAATTTGATTGTGTTTTGGCATAGAAAGATTATTGTTTTTAGCATCTTAATTTAAATGAAAAGTAAATCGAAATTTACCCATTTCAACATGTAGTTTTTTTAATTAGTGAATGATATCTTAGATATTCATATGTAgtttttcaataaaaaatagcATTTGTTTGGGTGAGGTTTAAAAAAATAGTATCATTTGTATGGACCCGTCTTGATTGTCATAGAACAAAACAAACGTGTTAGGAAATGAGATGTCATTTCTCAACTCcacataatttaaatattcTTTTATGCAGAGCATTTAAATGAAAATCACTTTTGTGAAAAGGTTTTTTTTATCCTTACAATCCAAATAAGTCGTAATTTAAGGATTCTTTTCCTTATGTAAAAAGAATATCGAGTGACATCAACGTGTTCCTATTAATAAACTCTCAACGATACATTTgtagttttctaaaaaaaatggtattccatatttttttcataaTGAATGAACAATTTGCATGCACAATAAAGCCTAACATGccatttaattattatttttttccttttttccacccatatattctttttatgcgaaatttataattttgttgttATCATAAAACAATAGTGTTTTGTCAACCTCAACAACAGTGGTTATATGCATTAAATTGTAAAAATACACGTGCATTTGAATGACTAAACAAAAAGTTAAGCATACAAAAATAACTAAAAGAGAACCGAACTTGGTTAAAAAAAATCGCACTTAATAACTTAACTTTGCACTTTTAACACATGCTTCTCAACTTGTGCCAAACAACTTTGTATCTGAAAAAGCCAACTAACTCTGGATACATATCACTTCCAAACTTCATAATTCAACTCGAGACCATACATTTACCAAGGGCCGAATTAAAAATAATTGACTAGTAGGGACTAATTTACCAACgagaaaaataaatgataaagaACAAAGCAAACATATAACTTTAGTTTCTATAGTTTGAGAGCGATCAAATTTTGAGTCCTTTTAAAAGCCCATTATtgacttttaattttaaatttagttattgATGTTGGTTTGATGTTAATTGTTTTGAAAGCTTTTTATCATCTATTAACATCTttcattataaattttaaaaacacagTCACATATTATGCAAATTCTTATTATGGTTATTATGTAAATAATTTCCATAGAAGTCAAATTTGAT containing:
- the LOC103482747 gene encoding glutamate--cysteine ligase, chloroplastic produces the protein MALASHTGSAHRIGAETLRCRGGNMAFNFSTHAESLKMKEISIGSSSLSCSSRNIMHGLHIDSARTASRRGDRVIVAASPPTEDATVATEPLTKEDLVAYLASGCKPKEKWRIGTEHEKFGFNIETLRPMTYEQIAGLLNGIAERFDWEKIMEGDNIIGLQQGKQSISLEPGGQFELSGAPLETLHQTCAEVNSHLYQVKAVAEEMGIGFLGIGFQPKWSREDIPIMPKGRYEIMRNYMPKVGSLGLDMMFRTCTVQVNLDFDSEADMIKKFRAGLALQPIATALFANSPFTDGKPNGYLSMRSQIWTDTDNDRTGMLPFVFDDSFGFEKYVDYALDVPMYFIYRKKKYIDCSGMSFRDFMAGKLPPVPGELPTLTDWENHLTTIFPEVRLKRYLEMRGSDGGPWRRLCALPAFWVGLLYDEVSLQNVLDITADWTQGERQMLRNKVPVSGLNTPFRDGLVKHVAQDIVKLAKDGLERRGFKESGFLNEVTEVARTGVTPAEKLLELYNGKWGRNVDPVFEELLY